In Oryza brachyantha chromosome 1, ObraRS2, whole genome shotgun sequence, the following are encoded in one genomic region:
- the LOC102722708 gene encoding U11/U12 small nuclear ribonucleoprotein 59 kDa protein — protein sequence MFRPPGAFGAAPPPLQQPQPWQWQQPFQPPAATSFWQQDNVQEHMGRLQETIDLASAVINELEEIALARNSSDATAQEHDLSSAKSSSEHDGFSAEKPRCFVELARAMEISQDTHESLATDAANYLCSQLQNLLAPIYPAVNQGGPWEEMSAMIRLSQKLQKSKRNKRWRRKKRKHVAELYQKEHADYDRIDQEADEWRARQIAKDIAQRKVENMKQIAKKKANEERKRLESELELALMVEKLQELRSIRVQKLKKQGHFLPDEDDKYLERVKAAVEEEERQAASAARTDAAKDAILTAEESRKAVQCTDSREDGSEQAKSASTLEQNQIEAGISDRSHHASQKTEHENHKDEGKGHGHYDSVSSLPFEFYHYYHGSSYDMGTLIEVRRMWDSFIRTGGSRIPGHWVQPPPPSDEVWASYLVQPK from the exons ATGTTTCGACCACCTGGTGCTTTCggagctgcgccgccgccgctgcagcagCCTCAGCCGTGGCAGTGGCAGCAGCCTTTCCAACCGCCGGCCGCTACATCCTTTTGGCAGCAGGACAATGTACAGGAGCATATGGGGAGGCTACAGGAAACTATCGATTTAGCCAGTGCAGT GATAAATGAGCTCGAGGAAATTGCGCTGGCTAGAAACTCAAGCGATGCTACCGCACAAGAACATGACTTGTCTTCAGCAAAATCATCGTCAGAACATGATGGTTTTTCTGCAGAGAAGCCCCGGTGTTTTGTTGAGCTTGCTAGAGCTATGGAGATTAGTCAAGACACTCATGAGTCTCTGGCCACAGATGCTGCTAATTATCTTTGTTCTCAACTTCAAAACCTTCTTGCACCTATTTATCCTGCTGTTAACCAAGGGGGTCCTTGGGAAGAAATGTCTGCAATGATCAGGTTATCTCAGAAGCTGCAGAAATCCAAGAGAAATAAGCGatggagaaggaaaaaaagaaagcatgtAGCGGAGCTTTACCAGAAG GAGCATGCAGATTATGACAGAATTGATCAGGAAGCTGATGAATGGAGGGCTAGGCAAATAGCCAAGGATATTGCGCAACGCAAG GTGGAAAACATGAAGCAAATTGCCAAGAAAAAAGCAAATGAGGAAAGAAAGCGACTAGAATCTGAG CTTGAGCTTGCCCTAATGGTCGAGAAACTACAGGAGCTTCGTTCTATAAGAGTTCAAAAACTGAAGAAACAAG GTCATTTTCTGCCAGATGAAGATGATAAATATCTTGAGCGTGTTAAGGCTGCAGTTGAGGAAGAGGAGCGCCAAGCTGCAAGTGCTGCTCGGACTGATGCTGCCAAGGATGCTATTCTGACCGCTGAAGAGTCGAGGAAGGCTGTGCAATGTACAGATTCAAGAGAAGATGGTTCTGAACAAGCCAAAAGTGCATCAACACTGGAGCAGAACCAGATAGAGGCAGGAATTAGCGATAGAAGTCATCATGCAAGTCAAAAAACAGAGCATGAGAATCATAAAGATGAGGGAAAAGGGCATGGGCATTATGACTCTGTTTCTAGCCTGCCTTTTGAGTTCTACCATTATTATCATGGAAGCAGCTATGACATGGGAACACTCATTGAG GTCCGCAGGATGTGGGATTCCTTTATCAGAACTGGGGGAAG CCGCATACCTGGGCACTGGGTTCAGCCACCCCCTCCATCTGATGAAGTATGGGCATCATATTTGGTGCAGCCCAAGTAA
- the LOC102720935 gene encoding S-type anion channel SLAH3-like isoform X3 — protein sequence MASSPHTSAFRAARPVSISMPASPTGFGGARPEVELQRHAMTDVPCMLPLPAPRPPMMPVAPQPDRVVFRSQPIAVPDGGAGLPQQGRNSQVHGDSSIRGGARRAAATATTTGRVRTRRDTSYDSFKTLSGKLERQITTHLRGVRQQPEQRDEEEEEPEENDAATGAAAAAKETTAASAATSRRPYSSMPRVQRFFAALEGPELDKLRSSEELVLPSDKTWPFLLRFPVSAFGMCMGMSSQAILWKRIAISASTRFLHITVKINLVLWCVSVALMCVVSALYACKVVFYFEAVRREYYHPVRVNFFFAPWIACLFLAIGVPPVVAANLPHWLWYLLMAPLVCLELKIYGQWISGGQRRLSRVANPSNHLSIVGNFVGALLGAIMGLREGPIFFFAVGLAHYTVLFVTLYQRLPTSETLPRDLHPVFFLFVAAPSVACLAWARITGEFGYGSRIAYFIAMFLYASLAVRINLFRGFRFSLAWWAYTFPMTSAAIASIRYSSEVKNAFTQSLCIALSVLATLTVAALFLTTLLHAAVHRDLFPNDISIAITERKLKPIAEIHPDAACKDLEAGVPPASSYAGDRSTW from the exons ATGGCGTCCTCACCGCACACGTCGGCGTtccgcgcggcgcggccggtATCCATCAGCATGCCGGCGTCGCCGACCGGGTTCGGTGGCGCTAGGCCGGAGGTGGAGCTCCAGCGGCACGCCATGACGGACGTGCCGTGCATGCTGCCGctcccggcgccgcggccgccgatgATGCCCGTCGCCCCACAGCCCGACAGGGTGGTGTTCCGCTCCCAGCCAATCGCGGTCCCCGACGGCGGGGCCGGGCTGCCCCAGCAGGGCAGGAACTCGCAGGTGCACGGCGACTCCTCGATCCGCggtggcgcgcggcgcgcagcggcgacggcgacgaccacgGGCAGGGTGCGCACGCGCCGGGACACGAGCTACGACTCGTTCAAGACACTGTCCGGGAAGCTGGAGCGGCAGATCACCACCCACCTGCGAGGCGTCCGGCAGCAGCCAGAGCAGcgggatgaggaggaggaggagcccgaGGAAAACGACGCGgcgacgggggcggcggcggcggcgaaggagacgacggcggcgtcggcggcgaccagcAGACGGCCGTACTCGTCGATGCCGAGAGTGCAGCGCTTCTTCGCGGCGCTGGAAGGCCCCGAGCTGGACAAACTAAGG TCGTCGGAGGAGCTGGTCCTGCCGTCCGACAAGACGTGGCCGTTCCTGCTCCGGTTCCCGGTGTCGGCGTTCGGCATGTGCATGGGCATGAGCAGCCAGGCGATCCTGTGGAAGAGGATCGCCATCTCGGCGTCGACGAGGTTCCTGCACATCACCGTCAAGATCAACCTGGTGCTCTGGTGCGTCTCCGTGGCGCTCATGTGCGTCGTGTCGGCGCTGTACGCGTGCAAGGTCGTCTTCTACTTCGAGGCCGTCCGGCGAGAGTACTACCACCCGGTCCGCGTCAACTTCTTCTTCGCGCCGTGGATCGCCTGCCTGTTCCTCGCCATCGGCGTGccgccggtggtggcggcgaaccTCCCGCACTGGCTCTGGTACCTGCTCATGGCGCCGCTCGTGTGCCTGGAGCTCAAGATCTACGGGCAGTGGATCTCCGGCGGGCAGCGGCGGTTGTCGAGGGTGGCGAACCCGTCGAACCACCTGTCCATCGTCGGCAACTTCGTCGGCGCGCTGCTCGGCGCCATCATGGGGCTCCGGGAGGGCcccatcttcttcttcgccgtcggcctcgccCACTACACCGTGCTGTTCGTCACGCTGTACCAGCGCCTCCCCACCAGCGAGACGCTCCCGCGCGACCTCCACcccgtcttcttcctcttcgtcgccgcccccagCGTCGCCTGCCTCGCCTGGGCCAGGATCACCGGCGAGTTCGGCTACGGCTCCCGCATCGCCTACTTCATCGCCATGTTCCTCTACGCCTCGCTG GCGGTGCGGATCAACCTGTTCAGGGGGTTCAGGTTCTCGCTGGCGTGGTGGGCGTACACGTTCCCGATGACGAGCGCGGCGATCGCGTCGATCCGGTACTCGTCGGAGGTGAAGAACGCGTTCACGCAGTCGCTGTGCATCGCGCTGTCCGTGCTGGCGACGCTCACCGTGGCCGCGCTCTTCCTCACCACGCTGCTGCACGCCGCCGTGCACCGCGACCTCTTCCCCAACGACATCTCCATCGCCATCACGGAGCGCAAGCTCAAGCCCATCGCCGAGATCCATCCCGACGCCGCCTGCAAGGACCTCGAGGCCGGCGTGCCGCCGGCGTCATCGTACGCCGGCGACCGATCGACTTGGTGA
- the LOC102720935 gene encoding S-type anion channel SLAH3-like isoform X1 — MSLPKPHCKVCSRFLRLMMEADESGVPPRRVAGDVHTPASCSSEELMFRERHGGDLLIAMASSPHTSAFRAARPVSISMPASPTGFGGARPEVELQRHAMTDVPCMLPLPAPRPPMMPVAPQPDRVVFRSQPIAVPDGGAGLPQQGRNSQVHGDSSIRGGARRAAATATTTGRVRTRRDTSYDSFKTLSGKLERQITTHLRGVRQQPEQRDEEEEEPEENDAATGAAAAAKETTAASAATSRRPYSSMPRVQRFFAALEGPELDKLRSSEELVLPSDKTWPFLLRFPVSAFGMCMGMSSQAILWKRIAISASTRFLHITVKINLVLWCVSVALMCVVSALYACKVVFYFEAVRREYYHPVRVNFFFAPWIACLFLAIGVPPVVAANLPHWLWYLLMAPLVCLELKIYGQWISGGQRRLSRVANPSNHLSIVGNFVGALLGAIMGLREGPIFFFAVGLAHYTVLFVTLYQRLPTSETLPRDLHPVFFLFVAAPSVACLAWARITGEFGYGSRIAYFIAMFLYASLAVRINLFRGFRFSLAWWAYTFPMTSAAIASIRYSSEVKNAFTQSLCIALSVLATLTVAALFLTTLLHAAVHRDLFPNDISIAITERKLKPIAEIHPDAACKDLEAGVPPASSYAGDRSTW, encoded by the exons ATGTCGTTGCCTAAACCACATTGCAAAGTGTGCTCTC GTTTCCTGAGGTTGATGATGGAAGCTGATGAATCTGGTGTACCGCCGCGACGGGTCGCCGGAGATGTTCACACCCCGGCGAGCTGCTCCTCCGAGGAGCTAATGTTCAGG GAGCGGCATGGCGGCGACCTGCTCATCGCCATGGCGTCCTCACCGCACACGTCGGCGTtccgcgcggcgcggccggtATCCATCAGCATGCCGGCGTCGCCGACCGGGTTCGGTGGCGCTAGGCCGGAGGTGGAGCTCCAGCGGCACGCCATGACGGACGTGCCGTGCATGCTGCCGctcccggcgccgcggccgccgatgATGCCCGTCGCCCCACAGCCCGACAGGGTGGTGTTCCGCTCCCAGCCAATCGCGGTCCCCGACGGCGGGGCCGGGCTGCCCCAGCAGGGCAGGAACTCGCAGGTGCACGGCGACTCCTCGATCCGCggtggcgcgcggcgcgcagcggcgacggcgacgaccacgGGCAGGGTGCGCACGCGCCGGGACACGAGCTACGACTCGTTCAAGACACTGTCCGGGAAGCTGGAGCGGCAGATCACCACCCACCTGCGAGGCGTCCGGCAGCAGCCAGAGCAGcgggatgaggaggaggaggagcccgaGGAAAACGACGCGgcgacgggggcggcggcggcggcgaaggagacgacggcggcgtcggcggcgaccagcAGACGGCCGTACTCGTCGATGCCGAGAGTGCAGCGCTTCTTCGCGGCGCTGGAAGGCCCCGAGCTGGACAAACTAAGG TCGTCGGAGGAGCTGGTCCTGCCGTCCGACAAGACGTGGCCGTTCCTGCTCCGGTTCCCGGTGTCGGCGTTCGGCATGTGCATGGGCATGAGCAGCCAGGCGATCCTGTGGAAGAGGATCGCCATCTCGGCGTCGACGAGGTTCCTGCACATCACCGTCAAGATCAACCTGGTGCTCTGGTGCGTCTCCGTGGCGCTCATGTGCGTCGTGTCGGCGCTGTACGCGTGCAAGGTCGTCTTCTACTTCGAGGCCGTCCGGCGAGAGTACTACCACCCGGTCCGCGTCAACTTCTTCTTCGCGCCGTGGATCGCCTGCCTGTTCCTCGCCATCGGCGTGccgccggtggtggcggcgaaccTCCCGCACTGGCTCTGGTACCTGCTCATGGCGCCGCTCGTGTGCCTGGAGCTCAAGATCTACGGGCAGTGGATCTCCGGCGGGCAGCGGCGGTTGTCGAGGGTGGCGAACCCGTCGAACCACCTGTCCATCGTCGGCAACTTCGTCGGCGCGCTGCTCGGCGCCATCATGGGGCTCCGGGAGGGCcccatcttcttcttcgccgtcggcctcgccCACTACACCGTGCTGTTCGTCACGCTGTACCAGCGCCTCCCCACCAGCGAGACGCTCCCGCGCGACCTCCACcccgtcttcttcctcttcgtcgccgcccccagCGTCGCCTGCCTCGCCTGGGCCAGGATCACCGGCGAGTTCGGCTACGGCTCCCGCATCGCCTACTTCATCGCCATGTTCCTCTACGCCTCGCTG GCGGTGCGGATCAACCTGTTCAGGGGGTTCAGGTTCTCGCTGGCGTGGTGGGCGTACACGTTCCCGATGACGAGCGCGGCGATCGCGTCGATCCGGTACTCGTCGGAGGTGAAGAACGCGTTCACGCAGTCGCTGTGCATCGCGCTGTCCGTGCTGGCGACGCTCACCGTGGCCGCGCTCTTCCTCACCACGCTGCTGCACGCCGCCGTGCACCGCGACCTCTTCCCCAACGACATCTCCATCGCCATCACGGAGCGCAAGCTCAAGCCCATCGCCGAGATCCATCCCGACGCCGCCTGCAAGGACCTCGAGGCCGGCGTGCCGCCGGCGTCATCGTACGCCGGCGACCGATCGACTTGGTGA
- the LOC102720935 gene encoding S-type anion channel SLAH3-like isoform X2, giving the protein MMEADESGVPPRRVAGDVHTPASCSSEELMFRERHGGDLLIAMASSPHTSAFRAARPVSISMPASPTGFGGARPEVELQRHAMTDVPCMLPLPAPRPPMMPVAPQPDRVVFRSQPIAVPDGGAGLPQQGRNSQVHGDSSIRGGARRAAATATTTGRVRTRRDTSYDSFKTLSGKLERQITTHLRGVRQQPEQRDEEEEEPEENDAATGAAAAAKETTAASAATSRRPYSSMPRVQRFFAALEGPELDKLRSSEELVLPSDKTWPFLLRFPVSAFGMCMGMSSQAILWKRIAISASTRFLHITVKINLVLWCVSVALMCVVSALYACKVVFYFEAVRREYYHPVRVNFFFAPWIACLFLAIGVPPVVAANLPHWLWYLLMAPLVCLELKIYGQWISGGQRRLSRVANPSNHLSIVGNFVGALLGAIMGLREGPIFFFAVGLAHYTVLFVTLYQRLPTSETLPRDLHPVFFLFVAAPSVACLAWARITGEFGYGSRIAYFIAMFLYASLAVRINLFRGFRFSLAWWAYTFPMTSAAIASIRYSSEVKNAFTQSLCIALSVLATLTVAALFLTTLLHAAVHRDLFPNDISIAITERKLKPIAEIHPDAACKDLEAGVPPASSYAGDRSTW; this is encoded by the exons ATGATGGAAGCTGATGAATCTGGTGTACCGCCGCGACGGGTCGCCGGAGATGTTCACACCCCGGCGAGCTGCTCCTCCGAGGAGCTAATGTTCAGG GAGCGGCATGGCGGCGACCTGCTCATCGCCATGGCGTCCTCACCGCACACGTCGGCGTtccgcgcggcgcggccggtATCCATCAGCATGCCGGCGTCGCCGACCGGGTTCGGTGGCGCTAGGCCGGAGGTGGAGCTCCAGCGGCACGCCATGACGGACGTGCCGTGCATGCTGCCGctcccggcgccgcggccgccgatgATGCCCGTCGCCCCACAGCCCGACAGGGTGGTGTTCCGCTCCCAGCCAATCGCGGTCCCCGACGGCGGGGCCGGGCTGCCCCAGCAGGGCAGGAACTCGCAGGTGCACGGCGACTCCTCGATCCGCggtggcgcgcggcgcgcagcggcgacggcgacgaccacgGGCAGGGTGCGCACGCGCCGGGACACGAGCTACGACTCGTTCAAGACACTGTCCGGGAAGCTGGAGCGGCAGATCACCACCCACCTGCGAGGCGTCCGGCAGCAGCCAGAGCAGcgggatgaggaggaggaggagcccgaGGAAAACGACGCGgcgacgggggcggcggcggcggcgaaggagacgacggcggcgtcggcggcgaccagcAGACGGCCGTACTCGTCGATGCCGAGAGTGCAGCGCTTCTTCGCGGCGCTGGAAGGCCCCGAGCTGGACAAACTAAGG TCGTCGGAGGAGCTGGTCCTGCCGTCCGACAAGACGTGGCCGTTCCTGCTCCGGTTCCCGGTGTCGGCGTTCGGCATGTGCATGGGCATGAGCAGCCAGGCGATCCTGTGGAAGAGGATCGCCATCTCGGCGTCGACGAGGTTCCTGCACATCACCGTCAAGATCAACCTGGTGCTCTGGTGCGTCTCCGTGGCGCTCATGTGCGTCGTGTCGGCGCTGTACGCGTGCAAGGTCGTCTTCTACTTCGAGGCCGTCCGGCGAGAGTACTACCACCCGGTCCGCGTCAACTTCTTCTTCGCGCCGTGGATCGCCTGCCTGTTCCTCGCCATCGGCGTGccgccggtggtggcggcgaaccTCCCGCACTGGCTCTGGTACCTGCTCATGGCGCCGCTCGTGTGCCTGGAGCTCAAGATCTACGGGCAGTGGATCTCCGGCGGGCAGCGGCGGTTGTCGAGGGTGGCGAACCCGTCGAACCACCTGTCCATCGTCGGCAACTTCGTCGGCGCGCTGCTCGGCGCCATCATGGGGCTCCGGGAGGGCcccatcttcttcttcgccgtcggcctcgccCACTACACCGTGCTGTTCGTCACGCTGTACCAGCGCCTCCCCACCAGCGAGACGCTCCCGCGCGACCTCCACcccgtcttcttcctcttcgtcgccgcccccagCGTCGCCTGCCTCGCCTGGGCCAGGATCACCGGCGAGTTCGGCTACGGCTCCCGCATCGCCTACTTCATCGCCATGTTCCTCTACGCCTCGCTG GCGGTGCGGATCAACCTGTTCAGGGGGTTCAGGTTCTCGCTGGCGTGGTGGGCGTACACGTTCCCGATGACGAGCGCGGCGATCGCGTCGATCCGGTACTCGTCGGAGGTGAAGAACGCGTTCACGCAGTCGCTGTGCATCGCGCTGTCCGTGCTGGCGACGCTCACCGTGGCCGCGCTCTTCCTCACCACGCTGCTGCACGCCGCCGTGCACCGCGACCTCTTCCCCAACGACATCTCCATCGCCATCACGGAGCGCAAGCTCAAGCCCATCGCCGAGATCCATCCCGACGCCGCCTGCAAGGACCTCGAGGCCGGCGTGCCGCCGGCGTCATCGTACGCCGGCGACCGATCGACTTGGTGA